A part of Crassostrea angulata isolate pt1a10 chromosome 5, ASM2561291v2, whole genome shotgun sequence genomic DNA contains:
- the LOC128186036 gene encoding carbohydrate sulfotransferase 10-like: MPDLPRTFTSGAVIFLATCFLLDIYSRIYYFPWQPGKHITFNHTTTTQPETCAVQEHMLTIWERNSLLRQKCSLAKYRHVSTNVTFYHWKNLNYCKVPKCGSTFWMQVFLTLEKIKSVEDVFGSGRNKYHTIAMNKTSTWDHVSSNDVIFHVTRNPYSRLYSVYIDKIYLPGFWKFTKKINERKGRECSTSVRFGEFLDYIMKEEVYDPHWHPVSELCGSCRVPYNVISKQETFNNDVRFILNQLSIEGPLKQELLKNLQKKHTENSIKEITPLMIGRARQDPCLTFMQFCQRLWKSFQIQGYISDLISFPANSFRNLNYSNFSAILNNYLKGSQKIVMTEVMKKLQRKKHLSRAYEGINRKTIKTLKRKYRTDFELYGYSYELPRVQ, translated from the exons ATGCCTGATTTGCCTCGAACGTTTACGAGCGGTGCCGTGATATTTCTCGCCACTTGCTTTCTGTTGGATATTTATTCCAGGATTTATTACTTTCCATGGCAACCTG GGAAGCATATCACGTTCAATCATACAACCACAACACAACCTGAAACATGCGCAGTACAGGAACACATGTTAACAATTTGGGAAAGAAATTCGCTTTTGCGACAAAAATGCAGTCTTGCAAAATACCGTCATGTCTCTACCAACGTAACCTTTTACCACTGGAAGAATCTAAATTATTGCAAGGTTCCTAAATGTGGCAGTACTTTCTGGATGCAAGTTTTTCTAACCTTAGAAAAGATAAAAAGCGTTGAAGACGTCTTTGGCAGCGGGCGTAACAAATATCACACAATAGCCATGAACAAAACATCTACTTGGGATCACGTATCTAGTAATGACGTCATTTTCCACGTAACAAGAAATCCTTATTCACGTTTATATTCcgtatatattgataaaatatatctacCGGGATTCTGGAAATtcaccaaaaaaataaatgaaagaaaaggaagAGAGTGTTCTACCTCTGTCAGGTTTGGAGAATTTTTGGATTACATCATGAAAGAGGAAGTCTACGATCCACACTGGCATCCTGTCTCTGAGTTATGTGGCTCTTGTAGAGTACCTTACAACGTTATCAGCAAACAAGAAACTTTCAACAACGACGTACGCTTTATACTCAACCAGCTGTCCATAGAGGGACCCTTAAAacaggaattattgaaaaatctACAGAAAAAACATACTGAAAATTCCATCAAAGAAATCACCCCACTCATGATCGGGCGGGCACGACAGGATCCATGTTTGACATTCATGCAGTTCTGTCAGAGGTTGTGGAAGTCTTTCCAAATTCAGGGATATATATCTGATTTGATATCCTTCCCAGCTAACAGTTTCAGAAATCTGAATTATTCGAACTTTTCAgctattttaaataattacttaAAAGGTTCTCAGAAAATCGTTATGACTGAAGTTATGAAGAAGCTTCAGCGCAAGAAGCATCTGTCAAGGGCGTATGAGGGTATCAATCGCAAAACAATaaagaccttaaaaagaaagTACAGAACTGATTTTGAATTGTATGGATACTCCTACGAACTACCGAGAGTTCAATAA
- the LOC128186085 gene encoding multiple epidermal growth factor-like domains protein 11, whose translation MSKRNFILGKIIVFYFLQSTCSMDNCFFILANGKCCEHYVRIRNTNNCKPCPDGYSGDSCHIPCPFPSYGPNCQQQCHTCFEMSCDHVHGCPIYSSSRKKIGNATVTTFKMEQTTLSLNEEHPISNSTDRGNRKLTASRHIMVAILCLTILATSGFLIKLTMNYFNPCKKLYEIA comes from the exons ATGTCGAAGAGGAATTTCATTctaggaaaaataattgtgttttattttttgcagaGTACATGTTCTATGGACAATTGCTTCTTCATTCT AGCAAATGGAAAATGCTGTGAACATTATGTGAGGATCAGAAACACCAATAACTGCAAAC CATGTCCTGATGGCTATTCTGGGGATTCTTGTCACATCCCGTGCCCCTTCCCCTCGTATGGTCCCAATTGTCAACAGCAATGTCACACGTGTTTTGAAATGTCATGCGATCACGTTCATGGCTGTCCAATATATTCCA GTTCAAGGAAGAAAATAGGAAACGCTACTGTAACAACTTTTAAGATGGAACAAACTACTCTTAGTCTGAACGAAGAACACCCCATTTCCAACAGCACAGACAGAGGAAACAGGAAACTAACAGCGTCTCGACATATCATGGTTGCCATTCTCTGTTTGACCATTCTAGCAACTTCCGGTTTTCTTATCAAACTGACGATGAATTATTTTAACCCTTGTAAGAAACTTTATGAAATCGCTTAA